The Microbacterium sp. SORGH_AS_0862 genome has a segment encoding these proteins:
- a CDS encoding glycosyltransferase family 2 protein, which translates to MAKTPALPSARRRQWGSERRREPLPTLHPRPSAAKIVWARVAIAITVAGWAAYMLTTALRQIFAYDGEHIWPTIEACIYALVITALSFSALMFLVQREAALRRFRDHDRVPRAELDRHFDDEHGEGMTVLIPSYAEEPSVIRKTMWSAALQEYPSLRVVLLLDDPPFPTDPHTLARLEATRQIALGIAEDLAEPAYRFTEAMFDFEQRAATDGVGEAEILSLRDEYRYAVAWLNDMADSEPHEDHVDTFFIDQVLRGLADDLDLTASALESAAGSGTDISHQRLHELHRRLVWIFSVDVGTFERKRYASLSNEANKAMNLNAYIGLMGGRYRFVEGPGRKTVLRLVAGAGQEADLVIPNSDYLLTLDADSLLLRDYCLRLVYFLEQPGNERVAVTQTPYSSFRGAPTRIERLAGATTDIQHILHQGMSGYDATFWVGANAVIRMEAMDDIMQIDDVDGFEVRRYVQDRTVIEDTESSVDLADHNWTLVNYPERLSYSATPPDFGSLVVQRRRWANGGLLILPKFLRQVRARRRSSRPVRLGEWMIRVNYMASLAWASFALLFLLTFPFDSDLLSPLVLVAAAPYFLCQASDLKYSGYRYLDILRIYGFNLILLPVNLAGVLKSIEQGLTGRKIPFARTPKVRERTATTLLYVVAPWAIVAFSIFTAWWSFNAQNWGTFFFGTLNAVCALWACVENIGIRNSLVDVWMGLTNWMWVPVPTQTAGRAAPGEPGFDWQDALFHGYPAAGDPVRRAARPTASAAVEQAPSRALETRSATGRRA; encoded by the coding sequence ATGGCGAAGACTCCTGCGCTTCCGAGCGCACGAAGGCGGCAGTGGGGATCCGAACGACGCCGCGAACCGCTGCCCACGCTCCACCCGCGTCCCTCGGCAGCGAAGATCGTCTGGGCCCGTGTCGCCATCGCGATCACGGTCGCCGGCTGGGCCGCCTACATGCTCACCACGGCACTGCGCCAGATCTTCGCCTACGACGGCGAGCACATCTGGCCCACGATCGAGGCCTGCATCTACGCACTCGTCATCACAGCACTGAGCTTCTCCGCGCTGATGTTCCTCGTTCAGCGCGAGGCAGCGCTCAGACGGTTCCGCGATCACGACCGGGTGCCGCGTGCGGAGCTCGACCGGCACTTCGACGACGAGCACGGCGAGGGGATGACCGTGCTCATCCCCTCCTACGCCGAGGAGCCCTCGGTCATCCGCAAGACGATGTGGTCGGCGGCGCTGCAGGAGTACCCGTCACTGCGCGTCGTGCTGCTTCTGGATGACCCTCCGTTCCCCACGGATCCGCACACACTCGCGCGCCTGGAGGCGACCCGCCAGATCGCCCTGGGGATCGCCGAGGACCTCGCGGAGCCCGCGTACCGCTTCACCGAGGCGATGTTCGACTTCGAGCAGCGTGCCGCAACGGACGGGGTCGGCGAGGCGGAGATCCTCTCCCTGCGCGACGAGTACCGCTACGCGGTCGCCTGGTTGAACGACATGGCGGACTCCGAACCGCACGAGGACCATGTCGACACCTTCTTCATCGACCAGGTCCTTCGCGGGCTGGCCGACGACCTGGACCTCACCGCGTCGGCGCTCGAATCCGCGGCCGGATCGGGGACCGACATCTCGCACCAGCGCCTGCACGAGCTGCACCGGCGCCTGGTGTGGATCTTCTCGGTGGATGTGGGAACGTTCGAGCGCAAGCGCTACGCCTCGCTGTCCAACGAAGCGAACAAGGCGATGAACCTCAACGCGTACATCGGCCTGATGGGCGGTCGCTACCGCTTCGTGGAGGGTCCCGGCCGCAAGACGGTGCTGCGCCTGGTCGCGGGCGCGGGGCAGGAAGCGGATCTCGTCATCCCCAACTCGGACTACCTGCTCACCCTCGACGCCGACTCGCTCCTGCTCCGCGACTACTGCCTGCGCCTGGTCTATTTCCTCGAGCAGCCCGGCAACGAACGCGTCGCCGTGACGCAGACGCCGTACTCCTCGTTCCGCGGCGCCCCGACGCGCATCGAGCGCCTGGCGGGCGCGACGACCGACATCCAGCACATCCTCCACCAGGGCATGTCGGGCTACGACGCGACCTTCTGGGTCGGCGCCAATGCGGTCATCCGCATGGAGGCGATGGACGACATCATGCAGATCGATGACGTCGACGGCTTCGAGGTGCGCCGCTACGTGCAGGACCGCACCGTGATCGAAGACACCGAGTCCTCGGTGGATCTCGCCGATCACAACTGGACGCTCGTGAACTACCCCGAGCGACTCAGCTACTCGGCCACGCCGCCCGATTTCGGCTCCCTCGTGGTGCAGCGGCGGCGCTGGGCCAACGGCGGACTGCTCATTCTGCCGAAGTTCCTGCGTCAAGTGCGCGCCCGCAGACGCTCGTCGCGCCCGGTGCGCCTGGGCGAGTGGATGATCCGGGTGAACTACATGGCCTCGCTCGCGTGGGCCAGCTTCGCCCTGCTCTTCCTGCTCACGTTCCCGTTCGACAGCGACCTGCTGAGCCCGCTCGTCCTGGTGGCGGCAGCCCCGTACTTCCTGTGCCAGGCGAGCGACTTGAAGTACTCCGGCTACCGCTACCTCGACATCCTCCGCATCTACGGTTTCAACCTCATCCTCCTGCCGGTCAATCTCGCCGGCGTGCTGAAGTCGATCGAGCAGGGCCTGACCGGCCGTAAGATCCCGTTCGCCCGCACCCCGAAGGTGCGCGAGCGCACGGCGACGACGCTGCTCTACGTCGTCGCGCCCTGGGCGATCGTCGCGTTCTCGATCTTCACCGCGTGGTGGAGCTTCAACGCCCAGAACTGGGGCACGTTCTTCTTCGGCACGCTGAACGCGGTCTGCGCCCTGTGGGCCTGTGTCGAGAACATCGGCATCCGCAACTCGCTCGTCGATGTGTGGATGGGACTGACCAACTGGATGTGGGTGCCCGTTCCCACCCAGACCGCGGGCCGCGCCGCCCCCGGTGAGCCCGGGTTCGACTGGCAGGATGCACTGTTCCACGGCTACCCCGCCGCCGGCGATCCGGTCCGTCGCGCAGCCCGGCCCACCGCATCCGCCGCGGTCGAGCAGGCACCGTCGCGCGCGCTCGAGACGAGAAGCGCCACGGGCCGGCGCGCATGA
- a CDS encoding ASCH domain-containing protein — protein sequence MAESSASSVALARDIAAAERMWEEYRAAHPEAVSASPEYTVEHFGDSARLADELLDIVLSGRKRATAELVADFVARGDAVPRIGSHWIACDSTGAPRIVIRSTELRLGPFGSADASFARDEGEDDGSLESWRREHRRYWERVSAARGAVWSEDEEIVFERFSVVWPPEHAD from the coding sequence ATGGCTGAGTCATCCGCTTCCTCGGTGGCCCTCGCGCGCGACATCGCCGCTGCCGAACGGATGTGGGAGGAGTACCGCGCCGCCCACCCCGAGGCTGTGAGTGCTTCGCCCGAATACACCGTCGAGCACTTCGGCGACTCGGCGCGCTTGGCAGACGAACTCCTCGACATCGTCCTGTCCGGACGCAAGCGCGCAACCGCCGAACTCGTCGCCGACTTCGTGGCGCGTGGCGATGCCGTGCCGCGTATCGGCTCCCACTGGATCGCCTGCGACAGCACAGGCGCACCGCGCATCGTCATCCGCAGCACCGAGCTTCGCCTCGGCCCCTTCGGGAGCGCCGACGCATCCTTCGCCCGAGACGAGGGAGAGGACGACGGGTCGCTCGAGAGCTGGCGGCGCGAGCACCGCCGGTACTGGGAGCGTGTCAGCGCCGCGCGCGGCGCCGTCTGGTCGGAGGACGAGGAGATCGTGTTCGAGCGGTTCTCCGTGGTGTGGCCCCCCGAGCACGCCGACTGA
- a CDS encoding chitinase, with product MNPRVAYTAPPAPGPYDGKRLSPWRVALGVLILVAIVAGSLFGYRLLVVDQVRAVTGAAWFAPYVDVTTTPFFAFEKPENDADRDVVLSFVVAAAADSCTPSWGGYYDLDEAARDVDLDRRITRLRESGGDVVLSFGGAAGTELANACADEEGLEQAYRSVVDRYDVSTIDLDIEGENLEDPVSGLRRAVAIADLQRERRAAGEDLAVWLTLPVAPDGLTAAARTAIAQMLESGVDLTGVNVMTMDFGVDRGTQTMAETAIDALRATHAQLGALYEDAGTTLTAPTLWGKLAATPMIGQNDVPDEVFTLDDATALNAFAQQQRMSRLSMWSVNRDRTCGTNYADTSVVSNDCSGVDQQDATFAETLQPGFEGAPDESAGHRTTPEPVPTVTDDPAASPYPIWTETNTYLSGAKVVWRQNVYEAKWWTRGDDPDNPLADADSWPWRLIGPVLPGETPYPQPTLPAGTYPDWDPATTYTEGQRVMFQQVPYEAKYWTRGDSPAAQATDADGSPWQPLTIAQLEQIIQSGP from the coding sequence ATGAACCCGCGCGTCGCCTACACCGCACCTCCCGCTCCCGGCCCATACGACGGCAAACGCCTGTCGCCGTGGCGGGTCGCGCTCGGGGTGCTCATCCTCGTCGCCATCGTCGCCGGTTCGCTCTTCGGCTACCGTCTGCTCGTGGTCGACCAGGTGCGCGCGGTCACGGGGGCTGCCTGGTTCGCACCGTACGTCGACGTGACGACGACACCGTTCTTCGCGTTCGAGAAGCCCGAGAACGATGCCGACCGGGACGTCGTCCTCTCGTTCGTGGTGGCCGCCGCCGCGGATTCGTGCACGCCGTCCTGGGGCGGATACTACGACCTCGACGAAGCGGCGCGCGACGTCGATCTGGACCGGCGCATCACGCGGCTGCGCGAGAGCGGCGGCGATGTCGTCCTGTCCTTCGGCGGCGCAGCGGGCACCGAGCTCGCCAATGCGTGCGCCGACGAAGAGGGGCTCGAGCAGGCCTATCGGAGCGTCGTCGACCGGTACGACGTGTCGACGATCGACCTCGACATCGAGGGGGAGAACCTCGAGGACCCCGTGTCGGGTCTGCGCCGGGCGGTCGCGATCGCCGATCTTCAGCGCGAGCGGCGGGCGGCGGGCGAGGACCTCGCGGTCTGGCTCACGTTGCCGGTCGCGCCCGACGGGCTGACCGCCGCTGCGCGCACCGCCATCGCGCAGATGCTGGAGTCCGGTGTGGATCTGACCGGCGTCAACGTCATGACGATGGACTTCGGCGTCGACCGTGGGACGCAGACCATGGCCGAAACCGCCATCGACGCGCTCCGCGCGACGCATGCGCAACTCGGCGCGCTCTACGAGGACGCCGGGACGACCCTTACCGCACCCACCCTCTGGGGCAAGCTGGCGGCCACACCCATGATCGGCCAGAACGACGTACCGGACGAGGTCTTCACCCTCGACGATGCGACAGCGCTGAACGCGTTCGCGCAGCAGCAGCGGATGTCGCGACTGTCGATGTGGTCAGTGAACCGGGACCGGACGTGCGGCACCAACTACGCCGACACCTCGGTCGTCTCCAACGACTGCAGCGGCGTCGACCAGCAGGACGCGACATTCGCCGAGACCCTGCAGCCCGGATTCGAGGGCGCGCCCGACGAGTCTGCGGGGCACCGCACCACGCCGGAGCCGGTTCCCACGGTGACCGACGACCCCGCGGCCAGCCCGTACCCGATCTGGACCGAGACCAACACGTACCTCTCGGGCGCGAAGGTCGTCTGGCGGCAGAACGTCTACGAGGCGAAGTGGTGGACGCGCGGCGACGATCCGGACAACCCGCTGGCGGATGCGGACTCGTGGCCGTGGCGGCTGATCGGTCCCGTGCTGCCGGGCGAGACGCCCTACCCGCAGCCCACGCTGCCGGCAGGCACGTACCCGGACTGGGACCCGGCGACGACGTACACCGAAGGTCAACGGGTGATGTTCCAGCAGGTCCCCTATGAAGCCAAGTACTGGACGCGCGGCGACAGCCCCGCCGCGCAGGCGACGGATGCGGACGGCTCGCCGTGGCAGCCGCTGACGATCGCGCAACTCGAGCAGATCATCCAGAGCGGTCCCTGA